A window from Caldalkalibacillus thermarum encodes these proteins:
- a CDS encoding PrgI family mobile element protein gives MPQYNVPQEFDSEEKVIGGSLSLRQFVYLVIIVVIDLGALLFVLFNPVGISFSVLLTITLSVIIPVSVIGLALAF, from the coding sequence ATGCCTCAGTATAATGTGCCGCAGGAGTTTGATTCAGAAGAAAAAGTTATAGGTGGATCGTTGTCGTTAAGACAGTTTGTTTATCTTGTCATCATTGTTGTTATTGATCTGGGAGCCCTTTTGTTTGTGCTGTTCAATCCGGTGGGGATCAGCTTTTCCGTATTGCTTACCATTACATTATCAGTGATCATTCCTGTCAGTGTCATTGGTTTGGCACTGGCTTTT
- a CDS encoding superinfection immunity protein: MELAIYLLFFLYFVPAIVALVRKHHNKMAIIALNVLLGWTLLGWVGALVWALTRVEGQKDASV; this comes from the coding sequence GTGGAACTGGCGATTTATTTGTTATTTTTCCTCTACTTTGTCCCTGCCATCGTGGCTTTGGTGAGGAAACACCACAACAAAATGGCCATCATTGCCTTAAATGTGCTTCTGGGCTGGACTTTACTGGGCTGGGTCGGGGCTTTGGTCTGGGCATTGACACGAGTGGAGGGACAAAAGGATGCCTCAGTATAA